Proteins co-encoded in one Bremerella sp. TYQ1 genomic window:
- a CDS encoding M20/M25/M40 family metallo-hydrolase, whose amino-acid sequence MLTRFASILLIVGLFGQSCLFAGELSLPAAMDTIQKDDLKRHVDILADDSFEGREAGSRGGRAAGNYLQQLFSKYGLKPAGDGGTFFQLFHGGYRNILGVLPGEEGPDDGDLIVVGAHYDHVGYGNRSNSFGPFGYVHNGADDNASGTAALLEVVEALTKLKATPKRSILFVLWDGEEKGLLGSKYWVEHPTVDWNRVRLYINLDMVGRLRPSGVEVYGTRTLPGLRQEIARANLASDLKLDFRWEMTDNSDHYTFYSRSIPTLMFHTGLHGEYHRPQDDAHLINHEGIEAVARLTAQVAWAEANRPSFPSFRTRCRLESESDRKRFEVARSVGRSRLGIRWNPEEQLSDGQLIISAVTPEGPADQSGLKTGDRITAFAGIPFTTTREFLAQVQAAPESVLIEVERDSEESPTSINVSLDLHPAPIGISWTNDPAEPGSVMLTSVTPGSVAALAGLKPLDRVYEVNGERVVDSAHFKQLVTQFKQPTTLLVDREGRMLTMELPLEVIRPLLPTANNDSSSDGS is encoded by the coding sequence ATGTTGACACGATTTGCGTCGATTTTGCTGATTGTAGGGCTGTTTGGGCAGAGTTGCTTGTTTGCTGGAGAGTTATCCCTTCCGGCAGCCATGGATACGATCCAAAAGGACGATTTGAAACGCCACGTCGATATCTTGGCTGACGACAGCTTTGAAGGGCGTGAGGCAGGCAGCCGTGGCGGCAGGGCTGCAGGTAACTATTTGCAGCAGCTGTTTTCCAAGTACGGACTTAAGCCCGCCGGCGATGGTGGAACGTTCTTCCAACTCTTCCATGGTGGCTATCGAAATATCTTGGGCGTATTGCCAGGTGAAGAGGGGCCCGATGATGGCGACCTGATTGTTGTTGGTGCTCATTACGATCACGTTGGATACGGCAATCGAAGCAATAGTTTTGGACCCTTTGGTTATGTTCATAACGGCGCGGATGACAATGCCAGCGGAACAGCGGCTTTGCTGGAAGTTGTGGAAGCTCTCACGAAGCTGAAGGCAACGCCCAAGCGTTCCATTTTGTTCGTCCTTTGGGATGGCGAAGAAAAGGGACTTCTTGGCTCGAAGTACTGGGTAGAGCATCCGACTGTTGATTGGAATCGAGTTCGTCTTTATATCAACTTGGACATGGTTGGAAGGCTGCGGCCCAGTGGCGTGGAAGTCTATGGCACTCGAACACTGCCTGGCTTGCGACAGGAAATAGCACGCGCGAATTTGGCAAGTGATCTGAAACTCGATTTTCGCTGGGAGATGACCGACAACAGCGACCACTACACATTTTATTCACGGTCGATTCCTACGCTCATGTTCCACACTGGTCTTCATGGCGAGTACCATCGTCCCCAAGACGATGCTCATTTGATCAATCACGAAGGAATCGAAGCGGTCGCTCGACTAACTGCTCAAGTAGCTTGGGCGGAAGCGAATCGGCCAAGTTTTCCATCCTTTCGTACGCGTTGTCGGTTGGAATCAGAATCGGACCGAAAACGATTCGAAGTGGCTCGTTCGGTGGGGCGCTCCCGGCTTGGAATTCGTTGGAACCCTGAAGAGCAGCTGTCAGACGGCCAGCTCATCATTTCGGCTGTTACACCTGAAGGGCCGGCCGATCAGTCTGGGCTGAAAACAGGAGATCGAATCACCGCATTCGCAGGAATTCCATTTACCACGACCCGCGAGTTTTTGGCCCAAGTTCAAGCTGCGCCAGAGAGTGTTTTGATTGAAGTAGAAAGGGATTCCGAGGAATCGCCGACATCAATTAATGTTTCTTTGGATTTGCATCCTGCACCAATTGGTATTTCGTGGACGAACGATCCTGCGGAGCCTGGCTCGGTGATGTTAACTAGCGTGACGCCGGGATCGGTTGCTGCTTTGGCTGGGCTTAAGCCTTTGGATCGCGTCTACGAAGTCAACGGCGAACGAGTTGTCGATAGCGCCCATTTCAAGCAGCTTGTCACTCAATTCAAGC